CCCTTTTCGGCTGCGTTGCGGTTCATCGACGGAGTTAGCAGCGGTGGGTGTGGCGGGTTCTGGGGCCCGCCCGGGGCGCCATCGCTGCGTAAACGGGCTAGTGCGGTCGGTCGTCTGAGTCGCGACCGACCGCACGATCATGTGAACGCCAACAGATGGTGGCAGGCAGAGCTGTCCGAACTCTGGTGAATCTTGGAGAACTAGACCTAAGCTGACCGCATGGCGCAGACTCGCATTTTCCGCACTGTTTCCCTGGCGTTCGTTGCGGCAGCCCTTCTGGCCGGCTGCGCGGGAAGCGGCACCAGTCCTTTCGTCGGTGTGTGGGGTGACACCAGCGACACCAAGCAACCCTCCCTTGACCTAAAGTCAGATGGCAGTGTGTCTGGAACCGACGGCTGCAACAGGCTCATGGGGTCCTGGACAGAGGACGGGAAAACTATCGCGTTCGGAGGTTTCGCGTCCACCCGGATGGCCTGCGAGGGTGTTGACACGTGGCTTTCCAATGCCGCCACAGCAAAGATCCAGGAAGACGGAAAGCTGGCGGTGTTCGGTCAAGGGGGAGCCCAGATCGGCACGCTCGCGGGCAAATAGCGGTCCTCAGTAGAAGTATTTCGACGGATCCGGGGGGGCACATGTGGTGAATTCAAATGTTGAGGGCGTGGAACAGTCAGTTTCCACGGGAACACTGCCGGGCTGGGAGCAGGTTGATTCGCTGGTAGCCGCCTCTCATGACCGGAATCGTGGGTGCAAGGACGGTGCGGTTGCGGATTACATTCCTGTCTTGGCCCAAGCCGATCCTGAACTCTTCGGCGTTTGTGTGGTGGAAGTGGACGGTGGAGTGCATGTGACCGGCGATGCCGACGTGGAGTTTTCCATTCAGTCCATCTCCAAGGCCTTCGTGTATGCCTTGGTCTGCGAGGAATTCGGGCATGCGGCCATGGCTGACCTAGTGGGGGTGAACAACACCGGCCTCGCGTTCAACTCCGTGATTGCCATCGAGCTCAATGACGGGCACCCCATGAACCCCATGGTGAATGCCGGTGCGCTGGCCACCACGGCCCTGATGCCCGGGAGTGCGCCTGACAAGCAGTGGGACGCCATACACTCAGGACTATCCGCTTTCGCAGGCCGGGATCTGGTACTGGATGAGGTGGTCTACCGGTCCGAGGCTGTCACCAACACCCGCAACCGCGCCATTGCTCGGCTCTTGGAAAGCTACGGCAGGATCGGGCGCGACCCGCTGGAAGTGGTGGACGTCTACACCAAGCAATGCTCACTGCGGGTCAGCGCCCGCGATCTGGCCATCATGGGCGCCACACTTGCCGATGGCGGGGTCAACCCGGTCACTGGCAAGCGCGTGGTTTCAGCCGAAGTATGCCGGGACACCCTCGCGGTTCTTGCGGCCAACGGGCTGTATGAAAGGTCAGGGGAATGGCTGTTTGAGATCGGGCTCCCAGGTAAGTCCGGAGTGTCCGGCGGACTGCTCACGGTCTCGCCCGGCAAAGCCGGAATCGGAGCCTTTTCACCACGGCTCGATCCCGCGGGGAACAGCGTCCGCGGCCAACAGGCCACCGCGTATCTCTCCCGCGTCCTGGGCTTGAATATCTTCGCGTCCCAAGCGTACGCACCGAACGAAAGCCGCGGTTATTGAGCTACTTGGCGATAGCCCGCATGGTGTTGTTCCGCTTCTCGTGGGTGAGCTCAGCCAGGCCGAGGGCTTCGAGCAGCGGCGGCATGTACATTCCAAACCGGCCCCGGTAGCCCTTGCGGAGTCCGTACCAACCGCCCACGGGGTTGTCCTCGCTCCGGCCCCACGCCTCTACTGTTCCCGGGGCAGCATCCTTGCCTTCATCGGCGGCACCGAGGGGAACCCAATCACCCTGCTCCAGCAGCCATGCGTGCAGGTCCTCAATGGCACGTAGTTGGTACAGAAGTTTGGTGGATCCCACTTGGCAAACAATCGCCGGGGGATCCGCGGCTTCGTCCTTGTACATGGTGTAGTCGGACGATCCTGGGGGAGTTGTGAGCTGCCAGGGATCATCTTTGGTACCAGCGGCCATGGGGGAGTCCTTTCTGCGATATGGCACACGCTACACAGAGTCAGGTTGTGTGTCTGCAGATTCTGAAGCCATGGTGGTGGAGGTCAAGGGGTTCTCGATCTCATCGCTCATCATCCGGGCCGCAAAGAGAGCCACAAAAGCCATGATGGGACACACCAAACCGGCGACGAAGAAGATGACCCAGATGGGAACCACCTCGGCAACAGGTCCGGCGAGTGCCATGGATACCGGCATCAGGGCCAGCGAAACGAAGAAGTCCAGGCTCGATATGCGGCCCAGCAAATGCCGTGGCACTCGCCGTTGCAGCAGCGTCCCCCAGATCACCATGCCCACTCCTTCGGTGGCACCGAAGATCAGCATGGCGGCACCGAGCACCCAAAAGTTGTCCATGAATCCGATCGCAGCTACCGGCAGGCTGCCCAGTCCCCACGTCACCACCATCACCGTCAGGTAGCGCCGGGGGAGGCGGACCGTTGCAGTGGCCAGCGCAGCGGCGGCACTTCCCACCCCCATGACAGCCAGCAGAAAACCGAACGTCCTGGAATCGCCACCCAACTGATCGCGGACAACGAACGGCAGCAGGACCTCGATGGGTCCGATCAGGAACAGCACGGACAGGCACGCCCAAATCAGGGTCCAAAGAAGCCAAGGTGTGCGGATGGTGTAGCTGAATCCCTCCCGGAGATCCTTAAAGAGGGAGGACTTGCGCGAGGCCGGAGCGCCCGTAACAGCATTGTCCGGACCAGTGTCAGCCAAGCCGGGATCATCAGGCGGTTGACGGCTCAGGAGGTTCACGATCCCGAACGCCAGCAAATGACACACAGCCACACCAGCCACGGCATGGGCCGGGGACAGCACCGCCACCAAGATCCCCGCGAGAGCCGGACCGGCCGCCTGCTGCAATACCGGCCGCACGGTTCCTTCCAGGCCATTAGCGGCCAGAAGATCGTCGGCAGGGAGGATGCGCGGAAGCATGGCCGAGTAGGCGGGGAAGAAGAACGCCTGGCCCACACCTAGAACGAACGCGCCGATGGCCAGATGCCACAGTTGAAGGACATTGAACATGGCAAGTGCCGTGATGGTGGCGATGACTGCCAGGTTGGCGCCCTCCACTGCGATGATCAGGAGCCTTTGCGGGAAACGGTCGGCCGCGATGCCGCCCGCCAGCACAAAGCCCACCAGTCCGATGCTGGCCGCGGTGGCAACCAAGGACAGTTCCAGCGGGCCGCCACCAAGGTGGATCACCTCATAGACCATCGCCACTGCCCACATGCCGGATCCAAAGATGGAGATGGACAGCGCAGAAATCAGCACCCGGAATTCGCGGTGTGCAAAGGGCCGCAGCGCTCTCAACGAGGCCATCCCACTAGCCTAAACCGGGGGGTTGACGCTGTGGAAGGTACGCTGGCGCTCTGCACCTTGCGCTGGCGCTCTGCCCCTTGCGCTGGCGCGGTGGCCGGCTGACCGGAACGAAGTCCGGGAGGAATCTAAGTTATGAAGCGCCCGACGGCGGCACGTCGTCGTCGTCGATGTCCGGACCTTCAGCTGCGTCCTGGCTGTGGATGCCGGTATCGTGCGAAACCCAGCCTTCCGTTTCAC
This genomic interval from Paenarthrobacter aurescens TC1 contains the following:
- a CDS encoding domain of unknown function (306) (identified by match to protein family HMM PF03724); this translates as MAQTRIFRTVSLAFVAAALLAGCAGSGTSPFVGVWGDTSDTKQPSLDLKSDGSVSGTDGCNRLMGSWTEDGKTIAFGGFASTRMACEGVDTWLSNAATAKIQEDGKLAVFGQGGAQIGTLAGK
- a CDS encoding putative transmembrane efflux protein (MFS) (identified by match to protein family HMM PF05977; match to protein family HMM PF07690) is translated as MASLRALRPFAHREFRVLISALSISIFGSGMWAVAMVYEVIHLGGGPLELSLVATAASIGLVGFVLAGGIAADRFPQRLLIIAVEGANLAVIATITALAMFNVLQLWHLAIGAFVLGVGQAFFFPAYSAMLPRILPADDLLAANGLEGTVRPVLQQAAGPALAGILVAVLSPAHAVAGVAVCHLLAFGIVNLLSRQPPDDPGLADTGPDNAVTGAPASRKSSLFKDLREGFSYTIRTPWLLWTLIWACLSVLFLIGPIEVLLPFVVRDQLGGDSRTFGFLLAVMGVGSAAAALATATVRLPRRYLTVMVVTWGLGSLPVAAIGFMDNFWVLGAAMLIFGATEGVGMVIWGTLLQRRVPRHLLGRISSLDFFVSLALMPVSMALAGPVAEVVPIWVIFFVAGLVCPIMAFVALFAARMMSDEIENPLTSTTMASESADTQPDSV
- a CDS encoding hypothetical protein (identified by Glimmer2; putative) translates to MAAGTKDDPWQLTTPPGSSDYTMYKDEAADPPAIVCQVGSTKLLYQLRAIEDLHAWLLEQGDWVPLGAADEGKDAAPGTVEAWGRSEDNPVGGWYGLRKGYRGRFGMYMPPLLEALGLAELTHEKRNNTMRAIAK
- a CDS encoding putative glutaminase (identified by match to protein family HMM PF04960), whose product is MVNSNVEGVEQSVSTGTLPGWEQVDSLVAASHDRNRGCKDGAVADYIPVLAQADPELFGVCVVEVDGGVHVTGDADVEFSIQSISKAFVYALVCEEFGHAAMADLVGVNNTGLAFNSVIAIELNDGHPMNPMVNAGALATTALMPGSAPDKQWDAIHSGLSAFAGRDLVLDEVVYRSEAVTNTRNRAIARLLESYGRIGRDPLEVVDVYTKQCSLRVSARDLAIMGATLADGGVNPVTGKRVVSAEVCRDTLAVLAANGLYERSGEWLFEIGLPGKSGVSGGLLTVSPGKAGIGAFSPRLDPAGNSVRGQQATAYLSRVLGLNIFASQAYAPNESRGY